In Paramormyrops kingsleyae isolate MSU_618 chromosome 18, PKINGS_0.4, whole genome shotgun sequence, the DNA window CGCCGTTCTACAGAAGCTGCGGTTAGTGTAAGCGGTTGCACCCCGCGAATAACCCCGCACGCACGGCCCCATGAGGTTTTCCAGTCGCTAAAGTGCGTTTTACTGTGCTAACCTCCACATTTGCTCCCCGAAATGAGtcctttttccccccagaaaACAACACCGCTGTTCCCTAACCGCCTCCGGGATAAACAACCCTGCGCTGCCGAAACATTGTTAGCCAACAGCTACCCGACTAGCTAGCCGACGGTTAAATAGAATCGGTTAGCAAACTAAGCTGAATGTTTAACCAGAAAACGTGAGTGGAAATAGCATAGTCTACCCACGTGTACATAAGACCTCGACACAATAGATATATTTTGATAAATAGTGTAACTTTTCGGCGTTACCTTCGTTCCGATGATAAGTGAGATGCTCTGCTTCTGAGTAACCAGCCGTTGTCTACCGGAGGAACAAGACCGTGCACTTCCGCAAATCGGACGGGGGCTTCGGATTGATCGGAACGTTTAGATCTCTGGCCTTCGATTGGTCCAATGGATTGTCAATCAAACCGCCTGCGAGGCGCTACCATAGCCACCTGGGGTTGAATTTGCTGTGTCATAGAACAGCCTCTGCGCAACCCGTGTGTTCTATGTTTAGAATAATTGGTCCAAGGTGCAAAAGAAGCGTTAGAAACAAGAGAGTCGTGCTGTTGTCCTGAAAAATATTCTCAATATGTATTAATTTAACTTTACTTTCAAGTTTCACAGTTGCGCAACATCTGCCCACACGGGTTGATCAGACGCACAGTTGTCACGCACCGAGGAGGTTTCCTTAAACTTGGTGTTATGCAGTTTCTCTTATGTATCATCGTTTAGTATAAAACAGTTCAGTAAGTGAAAAAAGACTGGTTCACtagttgtttattttaaaaaaagaacaaacttaaactggttaaaattttattacgatttttttttacattaaatcaGCAAGTAACctaatgaatatatatataagtacTGAACATTTTCACAGGTCATGACACTTTCCACAGCGCCAACCCCaagtttaataatttaaaatattaaaaataaaccagTTGCACAAAATATTTATTACTGCAAACATCCTTTGCAGTATTTgtaaataaatggaaatgttTTACATTGCCAGTTGCATGATGCAGTTGGGACTGTAGATTAACAATTGAaaagaaatacacaaaaaacacaaagtaaaataaaaactatcaTTTAATGGTGTTACAttagtgatttttttatatattgctAGTTTACAAATTACCAAATGTACAGACAGACAGTAATGAAGTGTaggaacaaccagcagcagagcaatttttatatattttctgtACAATCATGGTGAAAATATGTAGACACCTGCACAGTTAGTTCACCTGTTTTAACATGTAAATAACAATCAGGCATAAGTGATGTGCAACAGATTAGCAAAGCAGAACTTTTTCCCATAAATCAATGGGTTCTTGAAACATttaatgtcaaaataaaatgtatttcatgaaatctcTCATTATTTGATTACTGAAAATGAGGTCAAAAGCAACATGACATGCTTAAAACGAGTGAGAAATGTCTCCTTAACCCCAAAATATGCAGATACTTTTCAGGATATGGTGAACTCTTCCCATCCTGACACTCTGAAAATAACGATGGATATGTACATTCAACACACAGGCGTTATCTATTTAATTGTGACATCTATTTACACCTGCAGTGAGGGGGAACCTCAACCTTTTATGTAGCTTTTAAATTGTACACagttgacacacacacacccaaagaCATTGTTGCTTGCATAGATTTGAGAGTTTTAGACCACAAGAAATTTTAAGTATTATGACAGGGTAAGTCTCGCGTATAGGATAAGGTACATTGTCAGTGATTAATGCCTAACATGGAAGACTACATTACTTTTAGAAGCTGTTCTACTGAAATGGGCTAATTTAGCTGAAATAATTCCTGTAACggagtaaataaaaatatgcatCTGAATGCATAACGCATACTAGACCAGAAAACAACGCAAAACAAGCAATCCCACTGATCATCTGCCTGTAATCCGTAATATCTGCGCATACTAATGTTCACAATAATAAACTGCAATGTTTCCCAGGATACGTCAAAGCTTAAAAGACAATGAAGGggggtgtgtgtatatgtgtatatatatatatatatatatatatatatatatatatatatatatatatatatatatatatatatatatatatatatatatatatatatatatatatatatataaaaaaaaaataaatgattattGAATTTGGAAGCTAATTACGAGGTGGGGGTACACTTTCTGAGCTGAGAAAAATCATCCAACACTGTAAACTGCAGTCCAGAATCAAACACAAAAACCACACAGCTTGTTGCTTTCCACGCGATGCACGTCCGGCAATTTTGCTTGTGCACATCTTACTGCTGTATATTAATGGTGGTAAATATTATAAACCACTTAGGGTAGGTTTAGAAACTGGGAAAACAAGGTACTAAGCAGCTGCTGTACTGTGTCacttaaaatattttcaatacGCATGCAGGAAAATAAGAATTAAAACCCATAATTAGAATGTTCTTTAAATCACTGAATTAACATTAAATGTGCCAGGTCACACAGTCACTGCTGTTCTGTACATATGAGGCTTGACTGTCAGGATTGTGTTAAGATGCTATAGTTGTGGGATTAAGACTGAACGAGGAATACTGATAGAAAAGAGACCAGCAGCTCATTCTCCTGTCTACCACTGACATTACTATCCATAGAGATGTTACTATTAGGTTCTCGCAAAGGGCCTTCGcgattaaaaatgtgaaaagctttaacttttgtttttttttttgtactcctccgaataatgcattacaataCAGGGACATCTTCGTACAGGTTTCTTTATCACTAACTATTCTCCATTTTCACTGCGCACATGCATCGGTGAACGGGTCAGCCCATTGGTCAATCCTATTTCAAAACATCCCTCAGCGGGCCAACCAGCAGCCTACTCTATGAGACAAGCAGAGGATCAAAAGCACAATGTCCTGGTGATCATATAAATAACGCAAATTACTGAAACAAAAGTTTCAGgctcattttaacattttagtACAAAAATAAAAGTGTTAATCTTTATACTAAAATTAACTGTGTACCCGAAGATCTGGATATTCTGTAAAAGCTGAGGTGGGAAGGATCAAACAATTTTGGTGGTCCGTACCATTGGAAGTTAATATGTATTCATTCAAGCCTCATGTGAACCTGCTAACGGATAGCAAATGATGTTCATATTGTACTGAGATGAATCCTAAGCTATCAGTTTgaaacacataaacacaaagGTAGTGACGACAGAAGTACAGGATCATGCAGTGTTTATACTGCACCTACTCAACAGCAAATAGTCCATCCAGAATGGCAGGTGATTTAGGTATCAGCACATACACAACAAAGGGACGTACTGATTAATGAAACAGTGAATAGCTATTAAGTGTCTAACTCTAGAAACCTAGAAAATTGTGCCTTATTTTAGGACTGTCAGGTTAACCATGTTAACCTTTCCCAATAGCTGAGAAACACCATTTAAAACTTTGattacatgtttttttatttgtcagaGGGCCTCTATCTACATAGCTTAACATTTACACATTACCAGTTTATACAGCTATACGTTTAAATGACCATAAAGCACCTTTGCTCCATGGTTCAACACCCATTTCCTGCCACAAGAACAAACTTTGAACTTGCAAAGCCATTCCATGTTCCTTAACCAACTTGTCTGCCTTGATTATTTCAATGCTGCTATTTCATTCCCAATAATGACACTGAGGTTAGCAAAATATATTCCACATACAAAATAAAGCCTCACATTTCATAACTGAGACAtactgggcgacttgtctccAAATACATTTCTACAATCGAGCGATGGTTTAAATCCCTGATTTTTACGTTGTTGTGACGGGTTCAGGCAGAACCGGCTACGTATATGCAGGGGTATTCATATGGATGTTGGAAATTGTgctgaataaaaaataaaaagaacagaTGCATCTAAGGATTTTCAGAGTTCCCACTGGAGACATTGTGATGATTTTGTGAAGGGATGTGGGGGGGcatggccccgcccccacaccATCAGTAGATATTAGGACAGTCAGTGTAGTTCCTATCAAAGTACCCCCCAGTGTAGATCCAATCCTGGGTTCCCACATGTGGATTTGTGCCTAACTGGAACCACCTGGAACAGAGCAAAGCAACATGTTACTGAGGTGTTGCAgaaagttttaaaatatttcacttcTGTACTGATGATGTTATTTCCTGTACAAGCTGATGTCTGTTCAGGTTTTTTCCTTCTCCATCGCAAAGCATCATTAGGATGTGTCTGCCAGgagaaccgcccccccccccccgccccggctCACCGCGTGGACCATTCCTGCTCATCCTTGGCCCGCTCCTTGCGAGCCTCccgctgcttctcctccagcctctccttctcTTTGCTGGCCTGATCTGCAAAGATACGCAACACGCTTCAGCGTGTACCtattcattttaatgtataACAAGGGTTGAATCGATGAATATTTATCTCCTGGACCAGCAAGAATAGGTACAGATGGCGGTACCCATGTCTCCGGTCTCCATGGCCCGGATGTCGGGCCGCAAGCGGCAGTCCGTAGGGGGCAGCGCGACCTCCATGCCTGGCTCCAGTTCGTTCAGGGTGACGGCGAAGCTGGTGAAATTGTACATCTGTGAGGCGGAAAACAAGAGGAAGACGAGGGCATGATGTTACGTCACTCGGTGCCagcatttaaaaacagacacagagGGCACTTTCTGCTGGGGGTGAAACTCCCTGCCCCGTGTCATCGGCTGCGTCACCTCCGCAGAGTGAGCGGGCCGGGACGATATCCTCCAGAGCAGTGTGCTGCCAGGGATGACCGCAACGGTCTCCTGCACGTCCGGCATCTCGTCCGCGTCCTCGTTCTCGGCTCCCGCGACCTCCTCCTGCGGGAACGACGGCAGAGCGTTAGCGgggcacacccccctcccccgacaaAGAAATCAAGTGGATCAAGAAAATCCAGACAGCTGTGCAGAAtaaatcatgctggatatcaCACACTAGTATAATAAAGGACTGCGGGGGGGTGCAGTAATGACTCAAGCTACATAGTGTACAATTCAGCACCGGAAGGTAAACAGAACTCACACAACTGGGGCTATATATCAAACCTGCGGTGACAACCCGCCCCATCCTACCACAGAGTAAACACTTTATAAGAGCAATAAAAACAATTCATCACATCACAAATCTGCTGAGCAAACTAAAAATCACCCTTCGGTAAATGAATGGATACGGAGACAGAATGGAGCAGGGTTACTATGCCTCTGATCAAACtccccagcagggggcagagctgGGCTCCCAGGGGCGTAGTTTGTCATACCTGCTTCTGCTTTTTAGTGTCTCCCTTCCTCTCGGCCTTCTTGTACGCCTCGAATGCCTGTGGGTCGACGCTCCACAGACACTCCGTCCACTTGCCGTAGATTACGCAGCGTCTCTTTTTACTGGGAGGAAGAGAGGCTACGTGACCGACACAAACTCCTCTGACCGTGTACAAATGTACATCACTGCTAGATGGATAAATGTATCCAGACTGGCACTGTTaaacacatcatatatatatgtaaagaaATGAATTGtgtagcggggggggggcggagtccCACCTCTTGTCCTGGATGTAACCCTCCACTCTGTGTAGCTCCTTGCCAAACATGCCACAGGGCTTGAAGTTCAGCACACACTTGTCACCAGTACTGCCCCGAGGAGGAACaggggagagacaggcagagaagCGTTCCATCAAACCACACCTTCGCGTAAAAGCTCAATAACCGGACCAGTGACCTCAGCTGACGTTGCACAAGATGAAACATTAGGAGCGTAGTGACGCGGGCCCCAGGGTTGGGGGTGAGTGACGCGACTTACAGCGATCAGTCAGCGGCAGATAAGTGGCGGAGGCCATACCTATTGGGGGCGCGTCCCAGAGAGCGAGTCCTGCTCACCTGTGATTGACGATCTCCACAGTGCCGTACTGCTCTATCCAGAGTTTGCCTAATATGACGTTATGTACACAGCAGAAAGGGTTTGTCCACGTGTAGGCCTCTTTGTGCCTGAAAAACACGCGCACACCCCACAATGACTATTATCTGCCTCCACCCATCATTTGTGATTAGAAAACTTCGGCAGGAAAGCAATGCACACAAACTATTGCACATataacatatacagtatatgaacaTCATATTCTCACTATTCCGTTATTTGCAGGTTATTGTTCTGTATTGTTATACGGTATTTATCTCATTGCACTTGTACAAATGACAAAACTTCCTTCCTTCCCGGAGTCCTTGACCATAAGTAAATATATTAGGTGAGGTTTTACTTAATCTGTTTGAGCTTCTGGGATTGGTCTTTCCCTCAGacctgaaggggggggggggcagtctcacCTGAGCAGCTCCAGTGTGATGGTCCCACGTGGCTCCGCCTCTACGCTCTTGCCCCAGAACTTGAGTTTGGGGTAGATGGAGCCGTGGAACACGAAGTCGCCAGTGAGACTCTCGGCGAAGAAGGCGCTGACCGGGGGGTGGTGACTCACCTGCTCCGAGATTAACCTGTAGCCCTGctcctccctggggaggtggggggcacGGCGTTAGATTTGCGTCTTATTTCAGGAGAAAGTCTCGACCTCCTGCCTGTTTCTAACACACTCACACTGTGAAATACACAAAGCTGTCCACTGACTGCTATAAAGCAATGGGAAGTCATAGACTGAGAAAGAGGGAGCGTGTTTAACTTCGCCCTCACCGCGTCAGTTCGTAGGTCTCTCCCAGCAGTGGGTTGAAAGGTTTTCCAGTTCGGTCCCACTGGGACGCCACGGCAGAAACGGCAAAGGCGGCAACAGCCTGTGGGACACGGTGACATGAGGTGCAtggccacatcccccccccccccccaatctgccCTCTCTCTGACACACTGGAGTTAAATCCCTCCATATGCCGCATGCCACAACGTCAACTAGCCCAGGTGCCTGGACAGAAGCCTCGCTTTACTTCACATTCACCTACATTAACCTCACTCTTCTTACTCGAGCATTAAAATTAATGCTCTTTAAATTCAAGGTTCATATTTGAATGAAAAAGCCAGGAGGATCTCACCTGCATGCGGTCGAGCGAGTCAGACAAGGAGCCTGCCTTGTGGATGAGGTATGTATGCTCCATGTACTCAGTGATGCGCTGCAGGAAACTCAGTGGCTCGTTAAACACTATGGGCATGGTGATCTTGGACAGCTCCTGCGACAGCCAAAGACGAGTGGATTTAGTCACACTGCTAAAGAGGTGGGCtatagataaataataataatagtcctTTATTGGCCtttgcatatgtacgtgtatagGTACATAGGGAtttgtctctgtctgccccAGCTTTCTCTCCCTAACTCaggggtcacagcgcagggaCAACCATCACGTGGTGTCCCTGGAGCTGAGGATTaaaggccttgttcaagggcccatgaacatgtgactgttctgctgaggccagCGCTCGAACCGACGACCTGCTGATCACAGACTTCACCTTACACCTCCTCCAGtctagaaatatatatatatatatatatatatatatatatatataaaaaaacctgaatattttatacacacacacacacacacaggggctcAATAGGTTAAGACACTAAGCCTATGATCAGATGGtcatcggttcaaatcccagggtaaCAGTGTGATTTTGCTATCGGGCCCTAAAGTAAGGCCTTTTACTGACCCAAACTACTCCGGCGACTGTCTAACCTTACTCTctcaaaaatatacattactTAGCATCTGGCAAATGAATATATCTATCTAGACAGGCATTGTGAAACACATACAGATATATACGTTACTGCTTGCACGGCTTTGGGGGGCAGGGGATTATTCAACCATACATTTTAGGTTTACCTTGTGAACTCGGCTTCCGTGACAGCTATCACACAGTAATACACTGACATTGCCTGCCATGGTGCTTCCAACATCTCATTAAAATGGTACAACTCCTTCACTTTAATTTAGTAGTGAATTTCACTAATGTAATCTTGCACGATTTGATGTCACAATGACCCATCAAAGTAAGTGACAACCCAATAATGCATGTGGAAACTATTACAGAAGTCCAACAGTTCTTCGCAGATTAGGTTTGTAATCAGGTCGAAGCTGTTTTTAGgcatttttcatttctttatgAGACAGTCCACTGACTTTAAAAATGCTACAATTATCTCACTGTCATATGATACCGACGTGCGCACTCTCAATGATTACCACCTGGGGGCATTCACTCCCACAGTAATGAGGAACGTGGAGAGGCTGGGAAATATCAAGAGCATCAACCCAGCTTGCATATGGCCATAGCAGCCTGATAGAGGATGCTGCATCTCTCGCTCTCCTCACCACCCAGGACGATAAAATCCTGCCATCCAAGGCGGCAACTGGGTGTTTAATACTGTAACTGTGTCCAGACTGACTGAACACTTTATAGCCTCATCCACATGAACCCTCAACACTGCCACTCCCACAGCAGAATGCTGAGCCCACTGCCACTGTCACAGTTCACTCCAACTCCGACATTTGCTGATGACAGGGTCAGGCCTGACCATTAATTGCAAACACAACCCATGGGGAGGAAGTTGGCTTATTGACCAAGAGGCGCTGCAAAAACCTCAAACGTCAGCATGACAAAGGAACTGCTCATTCAGAGAGAAGAAGCCTGCACCATCAGCACTTGCTCCCATCTACATCAGCGGAGATGCTATGATCAGGGTCTCTGGGAGTCAATATCACCCACAACATCTCTTGGTCACACCATGCCTTAAGTTACCAGGAAAGCCCACCAGCACCATCAACTTCTGACAAGTACTTATGTTCTTCAACAACACCAGACTAAAACCAGGCTGTTCAAACTATTTCAAGGTTAAAACCAGGAGGATTTGCATCTGGTGACCTATAGAGTGACGTGGCCAGAAAACCAACTGAGCACTTCATTTTGGGTTCACTTGTGGGGGTTCATTTTTGACACCCACAAGAGTACCAGAAAACTTAAGGAGTCACTAATTATTAGCAAGCAAGGTAGGTATCAAAAGTCCTAGTTTCATTAACACGTACACACGCTCGCACACTCACTCGCACACGCGCACTCACTCGCACACGCGCACTCACTCGCACACGCGCACTCACTCGCACACGCGCACTCACTCGGGTTCTCCACCTCCAGGGCAGATCTTACACATGTAAATGCAAAGCGCTCATCTGTTACAGCGGGTTACCTTctgctatttattatttaacatCAGCTGCAGTATTTAGTGTCTACATGTGTTATTATGGTGGGTGAGAAACGTACAAGAACGAATGTCACGtgtacaacaaaaacaaaacctcAAAACTCAAATATCAGCCAGACTAACAAGACTAACATAGCTTTCCTTACCAGGCCGATGCATTTTTTCAGAATTCCCCAAATACTGAAGTCGTTACGAGAGAACATAGGTGCTGGTAAAGTCGTCCTTTTGGGAAGAAATACACCATATTAGTTCTTATTCGAAGGTTAATCCCAAAACTACACGCATGCATGTGTAAGTGTGTCGAATGTGGTTTCACTAATATTCAGTGTGGGTGAAAAGCTTTGCTTAGGCCTTTGGTCCAGGGAAACGTGGATGAGAATCGAACTGCGTGGTGGAGCAGGTGTGTCTCTGCGGCCCACAGAGGGCACGGCGGGAATCTGCGCATACCTGTGCCTCTTGATTCCGTTCTCCTGCAGAGGCGCGCCATTGTTCTTCGGATGCCCGTCGAACACGATGGCGTCCTTGAAGCTGGCTTCTGACGTGCCTTCGCAGGACTCATCGGAGTCCAAGCCTGCGGCGGGCACATAAGATGGGTGTTTGCAGGAGGCCCTCATGCGCTCAGTCATCGGCAGGAATAGTTCCTGAGTATCACCCAGCTCCCGGCACACAAATACAAACACGGGTCTCCATGCAGTCACTCTCATGTACTGAATATGTATCGTATCAAGGCAGCTGTTCATGGCTCGGCACACAGCTACCCAACATACTAATTACTTATCTATTCATAAATCATTAGGCTTAGACAAGCAATTAAAAAGCTGCTTAATGACAAGCAATAACCTTGATCGATCTTTTCAAGATTTGTTTTCAAAGGCAACACGCTCCCTATTATAGACTTAATTACTGAGGGGGAAGAGGGCACTGCATTATTAAAGACAGCAGTCATGGAGGTAAGCTGATCTGGCACTGTGATACTCTTATATAACAAAAGAACAAATGGGGGGCtgattaaaaaggcatatattATATTTTCCTCTCAGCCCACGGTACTTGATGGCTTTAAAAACACACAGGTGTCGTCAGCATCTCCTCAAACACTGATCATACGCAGCACATCACAGAAGCTGGGCCCTCCACTCCATTCCAACAACTCCAGGATAAAACAGTGCTGCTCACACCTGGATTACAGGCCTATAAGCAAAAGTATTCACAGCTGGTGTCCTCTAGGGTTAAGTGGCACGAAAGCCAGCTCAGCACTTCATAAATTGCCCATATGGCACCCGCAAGAGAACCTGAAAAGTCAGTCGCTAATTATTAGCTAAATGAGGTCACACTTATCAGATCACACTTATCGATGAACGGGGTCATATCCAGTAACatacacattaataaaaaaatgctTGAGGGATTTTTACTGAATATTTACCGGAAGTCTACtttagggatggggggggggaagaagtGCAATAAAGTGTTTTGACAGTTAGTTCACACCAGTGATTCAACAGCTCACCTGTAACGGCATCATAGAATTCGTCTTCAttgttcattttttaaactACTGCTGTTCCCCGATGGAGATTTCCCTAGTACATTGTCTTTCCTGTAGATAAGGGAGTGTCTGTCACTCTTCAGGCTCCTCGGTCTCCACAGCACAGAGGAAGGCAGGGGGACTCTGAAAACAGGAATCCACACAAACTCCACATCAGCAGAGAAAAAATACCAGGCCAAACATACTACGCAAAAGGAGTGCGCACTCAGTGAAAACACTACACTCCACACTGCACGCAATGAGAACTGACACCTAAAATTAACTGCTTAAACTAATTTTCCTTTCTGCACAATTAATTCTAGCCAAAGATCAGAAGGTGGCACCGATCATCCCTCTGAACCCATTACcataacaaacaaaaacaaaatggtaTGACCAGCTATGTGTCTTCCACTTCCCCACCACTCGCTTTTGGGACACTGTTCTTAGATGGTGCTCTGGGAAGGGGACTAAGGGTGTGCGCTGACCCTTCAGGACACACAGGCCGTAGGCGACACTGAGAGGGCCATGCTGGATCGGCAGTGGAGAGCACGCTCACCCAGGGGACACATTAAATACACTTCCAATCCGAGTTGGCCTGCCGACCTTCCAAAAAAGAAACACGATTATTTTTAGCATTTCACAGAACGCTTACATCTTGCGGCAAACCCATACGCGGGATGCTTCAGGGGCCAAGAGCTTCGATTTGACGCTGTGGATAAAGTTTCATCAGCTTATGTGCTGTATGAATGACCTTCACCATTCCGATCGATTTTTCACGCCGCCACGAAACGGGTGGAGGGGAAGGAATAGCGACCGGCATCCTTTGTCTATGAGGCTCTCCCCACCCAGCGCAGGCAGCTGCACGCATGTACTTTGGACTCAGCTGTACGCAGTCAAAGGCCTGACTCATCAATGTCAAAGCCAGCTAACCCACACCCAGAGGCACAGCTCTGCGGCCCAATGGGGGAAAATGTGAGACGGCCAGCGTCTGGCCCCCTGCTGCTGCCAGGTCTCTTCTACAGTGAGTGCAAACATCAGAAGTCCAATTTCAAATGCAAAACTTCAAACTTATTTTACACATTAGTATAGcaggggaaggaaaaaaaactgcgaTAATTTGCATGATAAAGGGTAATCCATTTCAGTGCTGTCTCCACCCCCCAAGGAGTACCTGGACATTGAACAACACTTTCTCTCCGGTTAATATCTTATTTTTCAGGCAAGAAGGATGCAGGTTTTAAAACATGACCCAGTGAGGCTTTGATAAATAGTGATGAATTAGTGATGAAAAATAACCACCTTAAGCAGTCGATCTACAGCCAATTATCTTAAAAATGACTTTTGTACTAATTTctatatataaacacaaataagCCATTATCACCACAAATCTATTCCAGCTACACATATCAGTCGCAATAAAAGGCCTATTTCattgcttgtcctgttcagatACAAACTTCCTGTTCTGGGTAGAGATTGCATAAATGTCAAGGTTTCAGTAACTGGTCTGGCTTGTGTAAATCACCCTATTTAAATTCAGTCAGCCATCCAAAGCAGCTAACCCAGTACTA includes these proteins:
- the osbpl2b gene encoding oxysterol-binding protein-related protein 2b; the encoded protein is MNNEDEFYDAVTGLDSDESCEGTSEASFKDAIVFDGHPKNNGAPLQENGIKRHRTTLPAPMFSRNDFSIWGILKKCIGLELSKITMPIVFNEPLSFLQRITEYMEHTYLIHKAGSLSDSLDRMQAVAAFAVSAVASQWDRTGKPFNPLLGETYELTREEQGYRLISEQVSHHPPVSAFFAESLTGDFVFHGSIYPKLKFWGKSVEAEPRGTITLELLRHKEAYTWTNPFCCVHNVILGKLWIEQYGTVEIVNHSTGDKCVLNFKPCGMFGKELHRVEGYIQDKSKKRRCVIYGKWTECLWSVDPQAFEAYKKAERKGDTKKQKQEEVAGAENEDADEMPDVQETVAVIPGSTLLWRISSRPAHSAEMYNFTSFAVTLNELEPGMEVALPPTDCRLRPDIRAMETGDMDQASKEKERLEEKQREARKERAKDEQEWSTRWFQLGTNPHVGTQDWIYTGGYFDRNYTDCPNIY